The DNA sequence GCCACCGCGACCACCTCGTCGCGGAACTGCCGGCAGGTCACGTCGACCGGCCCCGTGTCGCCGGCCGGCCGGACGAACTGCACGGTGTCCGGGGCGACCTCGGCGTTTTCCCAGACCGCGTCGGTCAGGTTGGCCGCGTCGCCGACGGTGACGATCGGCGGAACGGAGAACTCGCGCACCTGCACTCCCTCGTGCTCGCACCGGCGCCGGGCCGGCCTGGTCGGCTCTGTCGAAACCTACCCGCCCGCCCGGGTGGGGAGCCGGGTAGCCTCCCCCCATGGCGGACTCCTCCACCCAGTCGATCATCGTCGGCGCGTCACCGGAGCAGGTGGCGGCCGTCATCTGTGACTTCCCCCGTTACCCGGAGTGGACCGAGTCGGTGCGCCGGGCCGAGGTGATCGAGGAGTACGAGGACGGCTACGCCAGTCAGGTCCGGTTCACGCTGGACGCGGGCGTGCTGGCCGACGAGTACGTGTTGGCCTACGAGTACGCCGAGGACATCTCCCGGATCGAGTGGCACCTGGTCGCGCCGTCGACGATGCAGCGGTCCCAACGCGGGTCGTACGACCTCGTCGGCAATCCGGACGGGACGACCACGGTGACCTACACGCTGGAGGTGGAACTGTCCGTGGCGATGCTCGGCATGTTCCGCCGCAAGGCCGAGAAAATGATCATGGATACGGCGTTGAAGCAGCTCAAGCGCCGGGTAGAAGCACCCGGTGCGGCCAACTGACCCGATCGTCGTCCCGGTCGTCACGCTGGAGGAGCCGAACCATGGGCACCACTGATCCGGGTTCGGCCCGGGAAGAGGCCGAGCGCCTCGTCGTCACGCTGCTGGCCACCGCGCGGATGGCCGCCGCCTCGTCCGGGGCCGGGGGCCACAGCCCGCTCGGTGGGATCCTCTCGGGTGTCCTCGGTCACATCCCGACCGGCACCGGCGCCGGTTTCGCCACCGGCTCGCCGGAATGCTGCGTCTGCCCGGTCTGCCGCGGGATCGCGGCGTTGCGGGACCCGAGTCCGGAATTCGCCGAGCGGCTCGCCACCGGTGCCGGTGACCTGGCGGCCGGTGTGGCCAGCCTGCTGCGGGCGTTCGCGCCGGCGGAACCGGCCGGACCGGCGACGCCGGCCGACCCGCCGGGACCGGCGACGCCGGCCGGCCCCGAGGGACCCAAGCCGGCCGGGTCGGGCGACCACGTGTGGCGCGAGGCGACCCGTACCGGGCATGATTCTCAGCCGGCACCCGAGCAGGACGTGTGGTCCGCCGCCACCCGGGGGGAGGGCGCGGCCGACCCGGGTGCCTCCGACGGCTCCGGGTCGCGGCGTGGCGGCCGTCCCTCGGTGCCCACCTCGCGCACGCCCGACGAGTCGGGCGCGGACGCACCAGGCGACGGGGCCTGACCACCGGACATCCCGGATCGCACGGCCGGTTCGGCCGACGCCCGGGGCAGCACAGCAGAGGGGAGTGGCAGCGGTGACGCTGACCATCGGAGTCGACGTCGGTGGCACGAAGGTGGCCGGCGGTGTCGTGGACGACACCGGCGCGGTACTCGTGCAGACGCGACGGGACACCCCCGCCGACGACGTGGCCAAGACCCGTGACGTCATCATCGAGGTGGTCACGGAGCTGACCGCCGGCCGGACCGTCGAGGCGGTCGGCATCGGCGCGGCCGGCTGGATCGACGCCTCCCGGTCCACCGTGCTCTTCGCACCCAACCTGGCGTGGCGGGACGAGCCGCTGCGTGAGTACGTCGGCAACGCCACCGGGCTGCCGGTGATCGTGGAGAACGACGGGAACGTGGCCGCCTGGGCGGAGTTCCGCTACGGCGCGGCCCGGGACGCCGACGACTCGATGGTCATGTTCACCATCGGCACCGGCGTCGGCGGCGGCATCGTGCTCGGCGGCGAGCTGGTCCGTGGCGCCAACGG is a window from the Micromonospora sp. DSM 45708 genome containing:
- a CDS encoding SRPBCC family protein, producing MADSSTQSIIVGASPEQVAAVICDFPRYPEWTESVRRAEVIEEYEDGYASQVRFTLDAGVLADEYVLAYEYAEDISRIEWHLVAPSTMQRSQRGSYDLVGNPDGTTTVTYTLEVELSVAMLGMFRRKAEKMIMDTALKQLKRRVEAPGAAN